Genomic DNA from Flavobacterium sp. N502540:
ACCAATGATCAATACATCTTTTGGTTTATCCGTACGGGGAATTCCTTCGTCTATGTATTTTAAATATTGCTGAATAATTGGGTCATTCTCTTCGTCGAGTAAGCCATGTAAGTAGTTTTCCATAATCAGGGAGTTTATTTGTTTGATATGTTATTGGTAATAACAAATAAACTCACTAAAACTGTGATTTTTAAGCGTAGTTCTACCTGTTTTAATTAGTAGAAAGCAGATTTTTTATCCCTCTGATCAAAAGTTTTTAAAATAAGCCTGTTGGGTGTAATTAATACAAAAATCATTTAACATATTGAAACATAGATTCTCCAAAAAAAGCAAGAAGTGAAATGTGAAACGTCCTATTTTTAATAAGAGAGTCTCTGTTTATGTGTTTAAAGAATAGCCGCAGATTAACGGATTAAAAAGATTAGAAAATCTGCAGACCTGAGCGATAGCGAACTGGCGAAGCAATCTGCGTGTAAAAAAATATTCAACGCATCGAGACATCGATTTTCTTTTTACAGGAAGAAAGTCTATGTTTCTCCTGTGTTTAAAAATAATCACACCCAACGGGTTAAACTAAGTATTCAAAAGTTCTTTTTATAGTCAATATCAACTTCTGTCGCAGCTGTCCGACTCAATTAGGGATGACTGAGATAACAAGTTAACTCAGCTGCGACAAAACCACAAATACTTCTTATTTAAAAATGTTCATTTTCTCATCATAAACCGGACTTTCGACATTAAGAAATTTTAAAACACTATGAAAAACATGGTTTTGAGTTAATGTTTCATTAGGCTTAAGCTGTTTTGAATGATCAGACACCCAAACAATAAACGGAATCTCATATTGCTCTTTAGGGGCAATACTAATAGGCACACCATGCATATAAAGATTTTTTTCTCCTAAAGATTCTCCGTGATCTGAAACAAAAATCATGGTGCTTTTGTATTCTTTTAATTCTTTTAAATCCTCAATTACACTATGAAGTATATAATCGGTATACACAATTGTATTATCATAAGCATTAAGAAGTTCATTTTGAGAACATTTACCCAATTCAACACTATTACAAACTGGTTTAAAAGTCTCAAATTGCGGTGGATATTTTTTACTGTATGTAGGACCGTGACTTGTACTGGTATGGAGTACAATTAGTATTTTATTCTTTTTACTGGCCTGAATCTGCTCTTTTAATCCTCTTAGTAAAACCTCATCATAATCACATTCCACACCTTTACAGTCGGCTTTTAATGTTTCCTTGTTTTGATAGTTCTTTATATGAACTGGCGGTTCTCCCCAATTGGTCGTTCTCCAAATGACTTCAACATTATTTCGATATAAATAATTAGGCAAAATTTCATACAGGTCATCACTGTTTTTATGCTCTAAAATACATTTTACACCTGCGGTAGTATATGTAGCACAAGAATTGGCATTAAAATGAAATACATTTTCTGTTTTGGAAAGTAACGGATTGGTGTTTTTCTTATAACCGTAAAGAGAAAAATTTTGTCTTCTGGCCGATTCTCCGATAACCAAAACCACAACCGATTTCTCGTTATCTTTTATAACAGCATTGGGCAGTAAAATTTCCTTTTCATTTTTCTTGAACTTATGAATGTAAAATAGCGGTGTATTAACCGAATATGACCATGGCATTGCAAGACCTCCAAGTCGTTTCGAGTTTTTGTCAATCCAAAGCCAATTGCTGGCATTAACAAATACTAAAACGGCAATAAATACTAAAGTTAGTGCAGAAGTGATTGAAAACTCCTTCAATGGTACCTTGGTTATTTTGACCTTTGCAATGTAAATACTCGGAATAATTCCAAGAAAAATTACATACAAAATTACTTTAAAGGAAAAAAAACTGCTCGATTCTTCGTAATTGGTATTCAAAATATTGCCAATCATACTTTCATCAATGATGACACTATACGTATTCACAAAGTAGACTGCAATTGAACTAACAATAAAAAACAAGATCAGCAAAACTTTTCCGACATGACGAGAGAGCGAAAACAGCAGGTATAAAACAAATGCATTAAGAACCAGCATTAAAATTACCAAACTCACAATCAAGACAATACCGTTTAGACTTTTATAATCGACATTGTTAAAAACAAAGGTGTAAAATGGCAGGTGGAAGAACAAAAAAATCAAAAAACTCATCAATAGAACAAAATGAGTTATTCTTAAATTATTTTTTAACGTAAACATAAGTGATCTTATAAAGTGAGACTGCTAAGCTAATAAACGAAAGATAATATATGATCAAATTTTCTTTAATAATTTTGCCTACCAAGCAAATACAACAAATGATAAACAATGCAATAAAAATAGGATAGTATTTATCATTGTTGATCCAAGCCCCTATTTTATATTTTCTGCTGATAAAAATACCGGAGATTCCGGAAATATACCCCAGAATACTTCCTGTAATTACATCAAGGGGATAATGTGCCCCTACGCCTACTCTTGTAAATGCTAAAATAAATCCTATTGTAATGATCGATACTGACCACAGAATTTTAAATTTCAATCGCTGCGGCATAAAAGCAAATAAGATAATGGTCAATATAGTAAAAACTACAATCGAATGTCCTGAAGGCAAACTATTGAAGCCACATAATTTTCTTCCCATAATACATGTAATTTCATTATTAAAAATTACAGCAGGTCTTGGAACACCAAATATTGCTTTTAACGGACAGGAAAATAATAGCGAAAACAATAACCCCGACAGTAAAGATTCCCATAATTTGGGCGCATAGAGTACAAAAAGGGTTAAAAAGGATAAAAAAATCGAAGCATCTCCAAGTTGAGTAAGATTGTATTGTAAATTAGGATAAAGCCCCAAATGAGCATTAATGTAAAGGAAGCTGCTTTTTTGAATTTGCGCGTAATTATAAACGCTTAAAGCATTCTCATAATACAAAAACAGTACAAGAGCAGCTAAACAGAATAAGGGCAAAAAATATAAGGAGAACTTAAGTTTAGAATAATTTTTAATAATACTAGTATTCATTGTGTTGTTTGTTATGGTAAATTTAAAGGCAGCTAATTTTTTTTTAAAAGGAAAGCGACTTAACAGTCATCGCTCATTTCCTCCGCAAAGTTTTGTAATTAAAATGAAGAGGAGATTAAAAAATCCATAACAGTTTATGTGCCTATCCATCTTTTGGAGAAAAGTAAAAGATATACTAAGTAAAATAGCACAAATGACAGCCCTTTACGAAAGGGAACTAAAATCTTAAAAAAGTAAATTGAAATAAAACTGGCAATTTTTGAGTACCAATAATAAAAAGCAGTTTGAAAGAAAAACGAAAAAAAAACGGAAACATTCGAAAAAACGGATAATTTATAAAATCCGTGTTCCGAAACCTTGTTTAAGTTCTTTTCGATTCTCATATAATAACCTTTAATAGCAAGTAAAGTAATTGTTCAATTTAGAAGAAATTTAGAATTTTGGGCCAAAATAAATACTTTATTTAAAATAATCGTATTTCATAACATTTTATTAACGTAATAATTTTCTTTCATTTGTCTTAAACTAAATAATCTCTCTCAATAACAAATTAAAAATCTTACAAAATCATCTTAACTATTGACCATAATGACACAAATAACGTCATTTTTATATCATAATTCAAACGCTACACTGAAACTCTTTAACATTTTTCGTTCTCTTTTAAAATCACTACTTTTAGATGGAATATCAAAAGACGGAAAAGGTCGTTAAAAATTGAATTGATTCGGTTACATCAAAAAATAAAAGATTCAATTTTTCTACAAAATTCCGGGTTACACTTGCAGCATGAAAATTTTAATTATAGAAGACGAGCGGCAAATTGCTCAAAACATCAGGGATTATTTTAAAACAAACGGCATTCAGTGTGAAACAGCCGAAAGCTACAATTTGGCACTCAGCAAAATCGATTCTTATGATTATGACTGTATCCTTTTGGATCTCATGCTTCCTGACGGTGATGGTTTTGATATTTTAAGGGAACTCAAAAGAAAAAATAAAACGGACGGTGTTATTGTCATTTCTGCCAAAGAAACACTTGAAACGCGGATTGAAGGATTTAACCTTGGCGCAGATGATTTTCTAACCAAACCATTTCACCTTTCTGAACTATTGGTCCGCATGCAGGCTCTTATACGGCGCAAAAATTTTAAGGGAAATAATACTATCATTTTTAATGAAATTGTAATCGACATCCTTTCAAAATCGGTAATGGTAAACGATATTAAACTAGATCTTACCAAAAAAGAAATCGATCTGTTGTTGTTTTTAATTGCAAATGACAATAAAGTATTGTCGAAAGCCGCCATTGCTGAGCATCTTTCCGGAGATATGGCAGATATGCTGGACAATCATGATTTCATTTACGCGCACATTAAAAATTTAAAGAAAAAACTCAGTCAAGCAGGAAGCGGGGATTACATCAAAACAGTTTACGGACTGGGATACAAATGGGAAAATGAATAGCAAAAAATTACTTCAAAAAACAACCAGCAGTTTTCTTACTTATGCTATTATCATTTTAGTAATAGCAGCGCCATTATTCTACTTTATCAGCCAGCAGCTTTATATTTATGAGACTGATGAAGTACTGCATTTTCACAAAGGTGCTTTTATTAAAGAAAGTCATAAGGATTTTACACAAAAAGATATTGACTTATGGAACAAGTACAACCATGAAGTAATGATTGTTCCGGACATGGGCGTTAAAGAAGATTCTATTGTTGGAAAAATGCTTTATGATTCTATTGCAAAAGAAAAAGAGCCCTTTCGTGTGCTTTATGCTCCTGTAACTATAAACGGCAAGAAATACACCTACAACGAAAAAATAAATCTGTTGGAAATGGAAGGAATGGTATTTAGCATTGCCCTTATCTTTCTTTTTATCATTATTATGCTGTTAATCGGAATCATCTTGATTTCAAAAGCCACAGCAGCCAAAATATGGAGTCCTTTTTATAATACTTTGCATCAGATTGAGAATTTTGAAATAGACAAAAACAAACCTCCTCACTTTCTGCCTACCGATATAGATGAATTTGACCGTTTGAATAAAAGCCTTGAAAGACTGATTGAAAAAAACACCGCTATTTATAAAAATCAGAGAGAATTTGTCGAAAATGCAGCTCATGAACTTCAAACTCCACTAGCCCTCTTTCAAACCAAAATAGATACGCTGACACAATTGAATTTAGACAAAGAACAATCCCTTCTGGTTTCTTCTCTAAATCTTGATGTTGCAAGACTTAACAGATTGAATAAAAATCTATTGCTGCTGTCAAAAATTGACAATGAAAATTTTATTGAAAAAAGTACGATGGTCCTTACTGATTATATTACAAAGCATTTGGACTTTTTTACTGAACAGGCGAATACCAAAAACATAACAATCTCTACTGAATTTGCATCTGCATTAACCATTACAGGAAATCCGGCACTTACGGAAGTCCTTATTAATAATTTGTTTTTGAATGCGATTCGCCACAACGAGCAAAACGGAAAAATCATTATTAAAGTTACAGAGAAAGAATTGATTTTTTCAAACACCGGACCAGCCACTTCCCTCGCAATTGAAAAACTCTTTAATAGATTCTATAAAAACAACCCTTCTTCCACTGGTAATGGCCTTGGTCTCGCGATCATCAAAAAAATCACTGAACTGAATCACTGGGAAATAAACTATGCTTTTTCTAATAATAGGCACAGTTTTACAGTCAAATTTTAAAAATTCAAACTTCCTACAGATTCGCATATAATATTTGTACTGTAATTTTTAATTAAAAGAACAGTACTCATGAAAAATTCAATTCTGGCTTGTTTGGCCCTGCTTTTTTCATCTTATGCCATAGCGCAAAAAGTAAATGAAAAAGACATTCCCACTGTCGTAAAATCAACCTTTTTAAAATCTTATCCGAATCAGAACAATGTGAAGTGGGAAAAAGAAAAGGACAATTACGAAGCTTCTTTTACAGTTGTCAAAACGGAACACGCGGTACTTTTAGATTCCAACGGTAGTATTTTGGAAACTGAAGAAGAAATCAGCGTGAAAAAACTTCCGGCTAAAGCGTTGGCTTACATTCAAAAAAATTATAAAAACAAGCAGATAAAAGAAGCTGCTGTCATCACTGATGCTCAAGGCACGATAACTTTTGAAGCACAGATTAATGCTATCGATCTGATTTTTGACAAACAAGGAACTTACATTAAAAGCATAGCAGATTAAAACCATTCCAATGAAATTAAAGATTTTTTTAGTATTCGCCTTACTTGTATTTAAAACATTCAATGCAACGGCACAAAACAACTCCGCAACACTTTCGGGCTTAATTAAAGACAAAACAACAAAATCTCCACTACCCTATATAAATGTCGTTTTAAAGACGGCCAAAGATCAAAAAATGCTGTTCGGCACTCTAACGAATGAAGAAGGACGCTTTAACCTGACCAATGTAACTAGCGGAAATTATACGCTGGAAATTACTTCTGTTGGCTACAAAACCAAATCTCAAAAAATCTTTGTAGGGACGCTATCCGATTTCCTGGACCTCAACACCATTGAACTTGAGGAGGACATCAATACATTGTCTGAAGTTGTTGTGACTTCTAAATCATCTGAGGTAAGTGCCAAAATGGATAAAAAAGTTTTCTCCGTATCCGACAACATCGCCCAAAGTGGAGGCTCAGTTTTACAATCTATGCAGAATCTTCCGGGTGTTACACTCCACGAAGGAAAAGTACAGCTTCGAGGCAATGATAAAGTAATGGTTCTGATTGACGGAAAACAGACTGCCCTGACTGGTTTTGGAAATCAATCGGGTCTGGACAATATTCCGGCATCTGCCATTGAAAAAATTGAAATCATAAACAACCCCTCGGCCAAGTTTGATGCCAATGGAAATGCAGGTATTATCAATATTATTTACAAAAAAAACAAACAGGAAGGACTAAACGGTAAAATAGGAATCAGTTCAGGATACGGTGCTTTATGGGAACGTAAGACCAATTTGCCAACCATTCGTCCACAATATCAGATGACCCCTAAAATTAATCCATCCCTGTCTCTGAATTACAGGAAAGAAAAAATAAATACCTATTTACAGGCCGATTATCTGTATACCGAAACACTCAATAAAAATGAATTTGTAACCCGTACTTATGATGACGGCACCATCATCAATCAGCAAACGGTACGAAACCGCAATACTCATTTTACCACTTTAAAATCCGGAATAGACTGGAACTACAATGAACAAAACAGTTTTTCTTTTTCGGCACTTTTTGGAAGTGAAAAAATTATTGACAACGGTGATGAGCCATTCTTCAATCAAGATTACTCTCAAAGGTTACGCCTGTGGGCGTTTTTAGAAGATGAGCTCAAAACAACGGTAATGGCCAGCGCTTCTTACGAACATAAATTCAAACAGCCCGGGCATAAATTAAATGCTGGTATCAACTATACCTATCACAGGGAAGATGAAAAATACTTCTTTACCAATACATTGTCAACTTCGGTTGGACAGGATGCTTTTAAACTGCTTTCGGATGAAAAAGTAGTGGACATTAATGTTGATTACATAAGGCCATTAAAATATGGGCGATTTGAAACAGGTTTCAAATTCAGAAACAGAGAAATCCCTACCAACATGCAATTTTTCCCGGGCGCGAACTCTCCTATTGACGCCAATGCGGGAGGATGGGCCAATTATAAAGAAATCATTCCTGCTCTTTACTCCAATTATATTTTCGAAACGGACAAAATTGAAGCAGAACTTGGTTTAAGACTTGAATATGTAAAACTGCAGTACGATGTTAATCCCAATCATCCCACTTACAAAAGTGACGGGTACAATTATACAGAACCGTTTCCGAACGTACGTTTTGGATACAAAATTGACGACAAAAATAAAATTACAGCTTTTTACAACCGTCGGGTAGACCGACCGGCAGAGGTTGACATCCGTATTTTTCCAAAATATGATGATGCCGAAATTATCAAAGTTGGAAATCCTACATTACGTCCGCAGTTTACAAGTGCCTTTGAAGTAGGGTATAAAAAAACGATGGAGAAAGGTTATTTCACTTCCTCTGTTTATTACAGAATCATTAATGGAACTATTGCCCGTATTGCCACTAC
This window encodes:
- a CDS encoding response regulator transcription factor codes for the protein MKILIIEDERQIAQNIRDYFKTNGIQCETAESYNLALSKIDSYDYDCILLDLMLPDGDGFDILRELKRKNKTDGVIVISAKETLETRIEGFNLGADDFLTKPFHLSELLVRMQALIRRKNFKGNNTIIFNEIVIDILSKSVMVNDIKLDLTKKEIDLLLFLIANDNKVLSKAAIAEHLSGDMADMLDNHDFIYAHIKNLKKKLSQAGSGDYIKTVYGLGYKWENE
- a CDS encoding TonB-dependent receptor domain-containing protein, with protein sequence MKLKIFLVFALLVFKTFNATAQNNSATLSGLIKDKTTKSPLPYINVVLKTAKDQKMLFGTLTNEEGRFNLTNVTSGNYTLEITSVGYKTKSQKIFVGTLSDFLDLNTIELEEDINTLSEVVVTSKSSEVSAKMDKKVFSVSDNIAQSGGSVLQSMQNLPGVTLHEGKVQLRGNDKVMVLIDGKQTALTGFGNQSGLDNIPASAIEKIEIINNPSAKFDANGNAGIINIIYKKNKQEGLNGKIGISSGYGALWERKTNLPTIRPQYQMTPKINPSLSLNYRKEKINTYLQADYLYTETLNKNEFVTRTYDDGTIINQQTVRNRNTHFTTLKSGIDWNYNEQNSFSFSALFGSEKIIDNGDEPFFNQDYSQRLRLWAFLEDELKTTVMASASYEHKFKQPGHKLNAGINYTYHREDEKYFFTNTLSTSVGQDAFKLLSDEKVVDINVDYIRPLKYGRFETGFKFRNREIPTNMQFFPGANSPIDANAGGWANYKEIIPALYSNYIFETDKIEAELGLRLEYVKLQYDVNPNHPTYKSDGYNYTEPFPNVRFGYKIDDKNKITAFYNRRVDRPAEVDIRIFPKYDDAEIIKVGNPTLRPQFTSAFEVGYKKTMEKGYFTSSVYYRIINGTIARIATTVPGSSLIYNVFQNADKSSSVGIEAVYSKEITPWYSFNLNGNLYQNTIDAFTVTNLYPTPSTYYGKRQQMVSGNLKWNNSLQLNKTLKGQISAVYLAPDIIPQGKIDSRFSVDLGLKKTVQKGKGEVFVNATDIFNTLSIRKDIQGEGFNYRSKDFYETQVVRFGYSYKF
- the eptA gene encoding phosphoethanolamine--lipid A transferase EptA, which produces MFTLKNNLRITHFVLLMSFLIFLFFHLPFYTFVFNNVDYKSLNGIVLIVSLVILMLVLNAFVLYLLFSLSRHVGKVLLILFFIVSSIAVYFVNTYSVIIDESMIGNILNTNYEESSSFFSFKVILYVIFLGIIPSIYIAKVKITKVPLKEFSITSALTLVFIAVLVFVNASNWLWIDKNSKRLGGLAMPWSYSVNTPLFYIHKFKKNEKEILLPNAVIKDNEKSVVVLVIGESARRQNFSLYGYKKNTNPLLSKTENVFHFNANSCATYTTAGVKCILEHKNSDDLYEILPNYLYRNNVEVIWRTTNWGEPPVHIKNYQNKETLKADCKGVECDYDEVLLRGLKEQIQASKKNKILIVLHTSTSHGPTYSKKYPPQFETFKPVCNSVELGKCSQNELLNAYDNTIVYTDYILHSVIEDLKELKEYKSTMIFVSDHGESLGEKNLYMHGVPISIAPKEQYEIPFIVWVSDHSKQLKPNETLTQNHVFHSVLKFLNVESPVYDEKMNIFK
- a CDS encoding PepSY-like domain-containing protein, translated to MKNSILACLALLFSSYAIAQKVNEKDIPTVVKSTFLKSYPNQNNVKWEKEKDNYEASFTVVKTEHAVLLDSNGSILETEEEISVKKLPAKALAYIQKNYKNKQIKEAAVITDAQGTITFEAQINAIDLIFDKQGTYIKSIAD
- a CDS encoding phosphatase PAP2 family protein, giving the protein MNTSIIKNYSKLKFSLYFLPLFCLAALVLFLYYENALSVYNYAQIQKSSFLYINAHLGLYPNLQYNLTQLGDASIFLSFLTLFVLYAPKLWESLLSGLLFSLLFSCPLKAIFGVPRPAVIFNNEITCIMGRKLCGFNSLPSGHSIVVFTILTIILFAFMPQRLKFKILWSVSIITIGFILAFTRVGVGAHYPLDVITGSILGYISGISGIFISRKYKIGAWINNDKYYPIFIALFIICCICLVGKIIKENLIIYYLSFISLAVSLYKITYVYVKK
- a CDS encoding sensor histidine kinase, translating into MNSKKLLQKTTSSFLTYAIIILVIAAPLFYFISQQLYIYETDEVLHFHKGAFIKESHKDFTQKDIDLWNKYNHEVMIVPDMGVKEDSIVGKMLYDSIAKEKEPFRVLYAPVTINGKKYTYNEKINLLEMEGMVFSIALIFLFIIIMLLIGIILISKATAAKIWSPFYNTLHQIENFEIDKNKPPHFLPTDIDEFDRLNKSLERLIEKNTAIYKNQREFVENAAHELQTPLALFQTKIDTLTQLNLDKEQSLLVSSLNLDVARLNRLNKNLLLLSKIDNENFIEKSTMVLTDYITKHLDFFTEQANTKNITISTEFASALTITGNPALTEVLINNLFLNAIRHNEQNGKIIIKVTEKELIFSNTGPATSLAIEKLFNRFYKNNPSSTGNGLGLAIIKKITELNHWEINYAFSNNRHSFTVKF